A single window of Rana temporaria chromosome 1, aRanTem1.1, whole genome shotgun sequence DNA harbors:
- the LOC120937138 gene encoding cytochrome c oxidase subunit 6A, mitochondrial → MMAAFGRLSGVLGRSLVSRGRLYSAAADAEHGDAARTWKILTYVVALPGVAVCMLNVFLKHQQHHEDERQEFVPYDHLRFRTKKFPWGDGTKSLFHNAHVNALPDGYEEHGHDH, encoded by the exons ATGATGGCGGCGTTTGGCAGGTTGTCCGGTGTTCTTGGTCGCTCCTTGGTTAGCCGGGGCCGCTTGTATTCTGCAGCTGCAGACGCAGAGCACGGAGATGCAG CCCGGACATGGAAGATCCTCACCTACGTGGTAGCCCTGCCCGGCGTGGCCGTCTGCATGCTGAACGTGTTTCTGAAACATCAGCAACATCACGAGGATGAGAGACAAGAATTTGTGCCCTACGATCACCTCCGGTTCCGGACCAAG AAATTTCCCTGGGGAGATGGAACAAAGAGTCTTTTCCACAACGCTCACGTAAATGCTCTTCCAGACGGCTATGAAGAGCATGGACACGACCATTag